From the Salana multivorans genome, the window TCGAACCGTCCGATCCCGCCGACCGTGGACGACGTCCTCGAGGGCCGCGACCAGCTCCTGTTCGTGCTCTCCGAGCGTCCGCTCGGCTCGGGGTCCGAGCTCAGCTCGTCGGAGCCGCCGGTCGCGGAGCTCCAGCGCGTGCTCGAGGGCGGACCAGCAGCCACGTCACCCACAGCACCAGCGCCCACATCGGCAGCCCCATGACGAGCCGGGCCGTGCCGAGCCAGGCGACCGAGCCGCCGAGGAACAGCGGCACCTGAACCGCGAGGCGGAGCAGGAACGCCGCGAGCCAGAGCCAGGTCGCGAGCGTGTAGCGGCGCAGCTCGTCCGGCACCTCGCGCCAGGACAGGTCGACGACGTCCGCGAAGCCCTGCGGGGCCGGCTCCGCCGCGGTGGCGACCTCGACGTCGACGACGGGCTCGGCGTCGGTGGCCGCCGCGGAGCCCGCGGCGGCGTCCGCGTCGGCGTTCTCGGCCCGCTCGCGCCGGGTGAGCCCGAGGGAGCCGGCGACCAGCCCGACGACGGGGTAGCGCACCGCGAGCGAGACGGCCATCGCCAGCGCGAACGCCGCGTTGGTGAGCAGGCCCCAGGCGTAGTAGTTCTCCGCCTCGCCCGAGCGCCAGGCCCAGAAGGCGCCGATGGCGACGCCGAGGACTCCCCCGAGCGCGTAGGTCACCGAGCTGCGGCGCAGCAGCCGGGCGAGCACCGCGACGAGGGTGACGGCGAGCGAGCCGACGATCGCCGGCACCAGCTCGCGGGTCGCGACGAACACGACGACGAAGACGAGACCGGGGGCGGTCGACTCGACGAGGCCGCGCCAGCCGCCGACCGCGTCGGCGATCGAGAAGCTGTCCGAGCCGAGGGCGCGCAGGCCCTGGGGCTCGCTCACGCGGCGGTCCGCTTCGGGACGAGCAGCTCGTAGCGCGGGTTGTGGATCGTCAGACGCGGCCCGTCGGGGGCGGAGCCCGCCACCATCCCCTCGGCGAGGAGGCGACGGCCCGGCTCGATCCCGGGGACGGCGCGGCGGCCGGTCCAGCACAGGCGGATCGAGGCGGTCCCGTCGAACAGCTCGGCGCACAGCGACGCCGAGGAGCCGCGCGGCGCGTAGGTCACGGCCCGCAGGACGCCGGCGACGCGGGCGCGCCGGCGCGGCACGAGCGTGCGGATCGGCTCCACCCCGAGGCGGGCGACCCACGACCGCTCCTCCTGGGCGGCGAGCTCGGTGTGCGACGCGAGCAGCCCGGGGCGCTCCTCCCGGGTCTCCCGGGCGTCGGCGCGGACCACGTCAGCGAACCTCGCTGATCTCGGGGCCCCGGGTCAGGATGTCGTCGACGGCGGCCGGCTGGCCGGGCGTCGGGACGGGA encodes:
- a CDS encoding OB-fold nucleic acid binding domain-containing protein; amino-acid sequence: MVRADARETREERPGLLASHTELAAQEERSWVARLGVEPIRTLVPRRRARVAGVLRAVTYAPRGSSASLCAELFDGTASIRLCWTGRRAVPGIEPGRRLLAEGMVAGSAPDGPRLTIHNPRYELLVPKRTAA
- a CDS encoding DUF3159 domain-containing protein — protein: MSEPQGLRALGSDSFSIADAVGGWRGLVESTAPGLVFVVVFVATRELVPAIVGSLAVTLVAVLARLLRRSSVTYALGGVLGVAIGAFWAWRSGEAENYYAWGLLTNAAFALAMAVSLAVRYPVVGLVAGSLGLTRRERAENADADAAAGSAAATDAEPVVDVEVATAAEPAPQGFADVVDLSWREVPDELRRYTLATWLWLAAFLLRLAVQVPLFLGGSVAWLGTARLVMGLPMWALVLWVTWLLVRPRARAGAPRPAAPTS